Genomic DNA from Nitrosospira lacus:
TCGGAACATAGGGCTTAACCGTGAATACCTTTGGCATGCTCAGCACTTCCCTAACATCGTCGAAGCGCGTGACCAGAGTAAATTTGGGGGTTATCAGAATAGGGCGTTTTTCACGCAATTCCTTAAAAAACGGTAATGGCTCTGTGTCTATCCAGCGGCGCGCCAACGGAGATTTGTCTGCATCGGCAGCGGCGTCATACTGCTCCAGGTAGTGACTTGCGCTCATCGGTAGCTCCCTATGATTTATGGATGATAGATATCAAAAATGCGATAGCCGGAAATCAAGAGTGGATCATAGCGTTTTCAGGTATTCCAACAGATCGAGGCGTTCTTCTTTGGACATGGGATATAGGCATTTAATGGATTTATCCATAAGTTCGTCTTTAATGGTTTCATCCGTGCATTGATCCTTGATCTTTTGATCCACAGGGCCGTCAGACTCGTCTGCGGTACGTCTGACACCGTAGTCGTGTCCGGCGTTGCTATTGCCGCGAATGTCTGTCTTGAATACGAAGCCCCCATATCCCGTACTTTTCAGGCCTACCTTGACAGGGTCGAATTCGCGTGAACCGACCTCAAACTCGTCAGGTCGATACTCGCCATCTTGCGGATCTCCCGCACGTCTTTTCGGCAATAGCAAATCATAGAGTGTCGGTACGGAGCCATTATGCAGGTAAGGCGCGGTTGCCCAGATGCCATTCAGCGGCCGTGCCTTATAAGATTTCAAGGATGCGACTGGATTGGCCGTGGTGTCCGGATCGTAATCCCCGTGCTTGATCGATGGTTTGATCTCGTTATGGCGGAACCCTGCCGCCAAATTGGAAAGCCAGTCGATCCAGCGGCGCAAGAACCATTTGTCCTGATCAGGAGTAGCGACAACCCCGATAGTCGCCCGGGTCAGCAAGGCTGCAACCGGAGCTCGCCGATCCAGCAGGACATCGCCCACACTCATGCCAACATACTGATTGCGCAGAATGCCGGAGAAACCTTGGTAACTTACGCTATTTTCGGCCATCTGGGGATCCGTGCCCACATCGCTTGAGCTTGACATGTGTGCCACGACGCGGCGATCTGGATCGTCGCGCTGGATTCTTGCATGACAGCTCACGCAATGCTTGTTGAACAAGGATCTCCCATTCGCAAGGCGGCTTTTGTCAATGGGCGGAAAGATATCCTCCGGCCATAACGGAGATTGCAGACTCAACAGACGCGCTTCGATAAGGCGTAGGTTATGGACGTCAACGGAAGAATAATAACTGATGTGAGGGCCATAGAAGCCCTGCCCGTTGATGAAGGACGACAGCGAAAACCCTTTTCTTTCCGTCCAGTCAAGTGAACCGAATACGCCTATTGCCTCTCCTGTATTGCGTGCGATCGCCTTCAGCCCGGCATTTTCCGTGAGGCCGTTCCATTGAACATAATCATGCTGAGGGGTATCCCACAGAAATGGGTAGCTTACGGGTGCATCAGGCGGATTGAAGAGCTTCTTCCGTAAACGCCCGAGTGCTTCCCAGCCATTGTTTTCGTTCAAGGTCCTCACGATGTTCTGGACAATATTATCCCGTTCAACCCCGCTGAGAACAGTACCTGCATCGCTTGTTATCGCTTTTATCTGTTCCTCAGTCATCGCGTGTTCTCCCATTATTCTGGGATCACGCAACAGTTCCTTAAGCTCTCTTATGTTGATGACATGTTCCAGAACCCTGTTGTAAATGCGTCCGAACGCATCCAGGCGCGCGTAGCCGTAATGGAGGTTGCTGTAGTTGATCGTAATATAGCTGGCGAGACGCTCGCGATATTTTTTGAGGTCTGCGAGCACCTCGGCCTCCGTCTTGTAATTGCCGCGAGACAAGACATTTTTCACAAACCGGTTCCGGGCCTCCTCGTTTTCGAGGGTTGCTATCAAGGCGCGGACGATATCCGCCATGAAGGTTTCCATATCGGCACTTGCCGGGCCGCCATCAATCCGTATTCCCTTGCCCTTATAGTTTATTTGTCCGGTATGGCAGGCGGAGCAAGTCAAGCCGAGATATTCCTTACCCTTGTAGTCATCCTTGACGAATCCGACAGGCAGCCCATCCGGGTTGCTGGAAGTGATCTTCTGCGGCAGATAGCGGTAGCGATTCATGTTCTCGTTGGAGCGAAACGGCTCGGATTTGCCGACCTGCTCCAGTGCCAGGAAAAAATCGTAGGGCATCATGTTGGATCCCTGCGTGATGGTGTAAAACCAGAGGCTATCGGCGGGTGTCCATCCTTGATCAAGATACTTTACCGCCGTAAAGCTGTCGCCAAAAACATCCTGCTTTACGGTGGTTGCACCCCTGTCCGGATCAGCCTCGAGTGCCGCGCAGGCTGGCAGGAGCGTGATCATGAGAACTAGTACAGGAATAAAAAATGTACGTCGCTTTTTTTTCAGCGCGATTGAGAATTGGTTCACGGTATCCCCTTTATGGCGAATGCGGTCTCTTGTAAAAATTATTATAGTCGATTCCTGGAAAATATCTTGTCATGGATGAGCTTATATCGAGATCAGGAACGTTGTCATGGAGAAACTCGCGGTCAGTAGCGAAACCCGCGCATAGTGCAGCCTTTTCCGGTAGGCTGGTTAGCGCGGTCAATGCGGGACGGATCCTGTCTGGTTCGCCTGATCTCGTTGAAAGTGCGTTTCAAGTTATAATTCAATGGTCAATCCTTCCAAGCATCATGTTCCGTTCGCGACGATCATGATTTTTACCGGCGGCGCCCGCAAAAATACCATTTTATGAATGTTTTTTACGAAGAGGAAGGTACCTTCAAAGTAGCCACAGTCCTTGCTGACAATACGACATCGCTGCAAGTGGAGGCGCCTCACGGCAAGCGCGCAAAGATAAAGGCAGCCTCGGTACTGCTGCGGTTTGAGGCACCCTCGCCGTCCGAATTTATGGATCTCGCGCAGAAAATGGCGGAGGACCTTGATCCGAATTTTCTCTGGGAGTGCTGCGAGCGTGAGGCCGAGTTCGCCAGCGATGCATTGGCTGCGGATTATTTCGGTCACACAGCAAAGTCCGAGGAAGCGGCCGCGGTGCTGATCCGGTTGCACAGCGCGCCCATATATTTTTATAAAAAAGGTCGGGGGCGCTATAAAGCCGCGCCATCGAAAGCATTGGAGGCGGCGCTTGCCGGCCAGGAAAAGAAGCGCCTGCAGGTGGAACAGCAGGCTCGCTATGTGCAATTACTAAGCGCGTTTACCCTGCCGGAAGAATTCAGGCCGTTGTTGCGCAACCTGCTCTACCGGCCCGACAAGAATACCGTCGAGTGGAAGGCGCTGGACACCGTTTGTGCTGCAACCAAGCTAAGTGTTCCTGCCTTGCTCGAAAAATGTGGCGCGATACCGTCTACGCATGACTACCATGTCAACCGGTTCCTGCTGGAGCATTTTCCCGAAGGAATCGGCTTCGGCGTGCCGGACGCGGGCGGCGAATTGCGCGACCCATCAGATTTGCCCCTGGCGGAGGTGGTGGCGTTCAGCATAGATGATGCCACCACGACCGAAATTGACGATGCCTTTTCGGTCACGCCGCTGACTCTGGGAAGTTTTCGCATCGGTATCCATATTGCCGGGCCCACATTGGGCATCCCGCCGGGTTCCCTCCTGGATATGGAGGCCGCACAGCGTCTTTCCACCGTATATCTTCCGGGCAGCAAAATCACGATGCTGCCGGAAGCGGTGATACATCACTACACATTGGGTGAAGAACGGCTATGCCCGGCACTTTCAATGTATATAGACGTGGCGGACGATTTCACTGTTATGGGTACAAACAGCCGCATCGAACGAGTAAGGATTGCCGCCAATCTCAGACACGATGCGCTGGAGGAACACTTTAACGAATATACCCTGGCGGCGGGAAGCCTTGATCACCCTTTTGGCAAGGCATTGCTGGCGCTATGGAAGTTTGCCTGCAAGATGGAAGCGGTTCGCGGCAAGTCCAACGACGGCAATAATGAGAAAATCGATTATAGCTTCCACGTCGAGGATGATCGTGTCACCATCAGCGAGCGCCGGCGGGGTTCGCCGATCGATAAGGTGGTATCGGAACTGATGATTTACGTGAATACCGAATGGGGCAAGCAACTGGCCGATGGCGGTATCGCCGGCATCTATCGCAGCCAGGGTGGCGGTAAGGTCAGGATGAGCACCTCTCCCGCGCCGCACCAGGGGTTGGGTGTTTCTCAATATGCCTGGATCAGTTCGCCGATGCGCCGCTATGTGGATTTCATCAATCAGCGGCAACTGGTCGCGCTGCTGCGGAAGGAGACGCCGCCTTATACCCGGGACAGTGATAGTCTGCAGATATCCATGCGCGATTTCGAAGCGGCTTATGAGATCTACGGAGATTTTCAACGGAGAATGGAGCGCTACTGGTGTCTGCGCTGGCTGTTGCAGGAGAATATCAGTATAACGGGAGCGCAGGTACTTAAGGAAAATCTGGTGAAGCTGGATCGCCTTCCTTTGGTCGCGCGGATAACCTCATTGCCGGAAATGCCACCGGAAACGACCATTGAAGTGGAGATTTCCCAGATAGATTTGCTGGAGCTCACCTTCCATGCAAGATTCCTGCGTAAACTGGATGCATAGTTTAATTGTTCACCTTGTGACGAGCGCATCGTAGTTATTTTATAATAAATACCGTTCCTAAAAATCCATCGGCTTAATTTTATACGCGCTTGCGACATCGAACCCGAATCCGGCAGTTGCCCATCCATTCTTTGTTTAACGTCATGACTCATAATAAATTTCCGCCCCATTTGACCTTCACCTTTTTGGTGAGCTCGTTCAACTACCGGATTTAGGTTGAGCGCTACTCCAAATATATCGGATTTTAATTCAGCCTCGGTCCGCGGATGGCTGGCAAGCCCTTCGTCGCGCCTGAACGTGACGATATTGATTTCGGTGATTTTTCACGCGATTGTTTTGTTCGGGATCACCCTCAAACTCCCGCATCTGGAAATCGGCAAGGCCGCTGTGCCACTGGAAGTCGTGCTGGTCCACGGTAAATCTGCATCGAAATCGCGCAGTGCGGATATGCCGGCCAAAACTAGCCTGGATGGCGGAGGTAACAAGGCCAGTATGCCGCTTCCCTTGTCGCCGGAACACGTGGTTGCGCAAGCGGAGCAACTTGAACAGGAAACGGAACAACGGATGACTGCGGTGGATAGTGAAGACACTTATCAAATACAGCTTCCTTCTGATAAGTCCGAGCAAAACCGCGCCGGGATTAACGGTAGCGACCTGGTTCAGCGCAGCCTCGAGATCGCTCGCCTGGAAGCTCAAACCGCACGGGACTCTGCAGCTTATCAGCGCCCTCCAAAACGCAGATTTATTGGTGCTCGCACGCAGGAATACCGCTTTGCCCGCTATGTCGAAGATTGGCGCCTCAAAGTGGAGCGAATCGGCAACATGAATTATCCGGAAGCGGCAAGGCGGGAAAAACTCTATGGAAACCTGCAACTCACCGTTGGTATCAGGTCTGACGGCAGTCTCGAGTCGCTTGAAATAAATCGCTCGTCGGGAAAGAAAGTTCTGGATGAAGCGGCAGTACGCATTGTCCATTTGGCGGGACAAAACGGATTTGCTCCCTTTCCGCCGGACATCAGTCGGGATACTGATGTCCTGCATATTACCCGCACTTGGGCGTTTACCCCTTCGGACGAGCTGACCAGCCAATAAAGTCCGCAACCTCGCACCTTGCCCTGTACTCCAGGAACTGCACGCTTCATCCTGTCCAAGTGCCGGATTTAGATTAATTACCCTATCTCATGACTGATTTCTATGCCGTCATCGGCAACCCCATTGCCCACAGCAAATCACCCTGGATTCATGCCGAATTTTCGCGGCAGACGGGCCAGGATATGCAATATGAAGCGATACTTGCGCCGGTGGATGCTTTCGCTGCAACGGTGGCGGTTTTCCGGGAACGCGGCGGTAAAGGCATGAACGTGACGGTTCCGTTCAAGCTGGAAGCCTGCAAGATTTCCCGGCGTTTGACCAGGCGAGCCGATGTCGCTCAAGCGGTAAACACGCTCGTATTCAGTGCCGATGGAATTCTCGGGGACAATACCGATGGAGCTGGACTGGTGCGTGACATTATGATCAATCTTGAATTCCCTCTCGCGGGCAAGCGGATATTGTTGATGGGCGCGGGCGGAGCGGCCCGGGGTGTGGTGCTGCCGCTGCTGGAACATTCACCAAGTGTTCTGACAATCGCCAATCGCACCAAACAAAAAGCGCACTTGCTGCAACAGCAATTTTCCCGCTACGGAAATATCGTTTCCGGCGATTATGCGGATCTCGGTGGAGAGAAATTTGATCTCGTCATTAATGCCACGTCCGCCAGTCTGAAGGGCAGGGTGCCACCCTTGCCCGCCGGTATTTTTGCCGATGAATCGATGGCTTATGACATGATGTATGGCGATGGACGCACTCCTTTTTTGCAATTCGCAAAGCAACAGGGCGCGTCGCGTCTGACCGACGGCATCGGGATGCTGGTGGAGCAAGCAGCGGAATCCTTTTTCCTGTGGCGTGGGATAAGACCGGAGACTGATCGGGTGATTAGAGGGTTAAGGAATCTCTGAATACGTTTTCATTCTTTCAACTTTTCCCCAAGATCATATGCCTGAAAATTTAACCGCGTCATCGCCGTTGCATGCACAACTTCATTAAGCGCTGGTTATGGCGTCTCTTCCTCCTCCTCACCGGCGCGGTATTTGTCTATCAGCTATGGATTCTGGGCCATGTTGTTTATTGGAATTTCTACAATCCCTCCACCAGTGCGTTCATGCAGGATCGGTTGGATGAATTACGGGAAAAAAATTCCACAGTGTCATTACGCACCCAATGGACGCCTTATGAGCGGATTTCCCCTCATCTCAAGCGTGCGATCATAGCTGCAGAGGATGGCAAGTTCCTGGAACATGAGGGGTTCGATTTCGAAGCTATTCAGAAGGCCTACGAAAAAAACCTGAAAAAGGGCAGGCTGGTTGCGGGGGGGTCCACCATCAGCCAGCAGCTTGCGAAAAACCTGTTTCTTTCCGGCGAAAGAACGCCGTGGCGCAAAATCCAGGAAGCCGTCATCACGTTGATGCTGGAAAAGGTGATGTCCAAACGACGCATCCTGGAAATCTACCTGAACGTCATTGAATGGGGAAATGGAGTATTCGGTGCGGAGGCGGCTATCCGTCACTATTATGGCGTTTCCGCTTCTTCCGTCACCGCGGAACAAGCTGCCCGTCTCGCCGCCATGGTTCCGAGTCCGCGATTCTACGATCGTAATCGCAATACACCGTGGCTATTGAGGAAAACTGATATCATCCTTAGCCGCATGGCATCCGCCCAAATTCCCTGACGATTTTTCGGCACTTCATCCGGCAACAGGAGCCATACTTTGCGTTCATTCTCCTCCCTGTCATAATATTCGCCCTGCATTCCAGATCCCTCTGCAAACAGGCAATTCTGCCGCGCCAGTATCGAAGTGCGTCAGAAATACCGGCACATAACCGTTTCGGATAGGGCGTACAAATGAGGGCCCGACATCCGGCGGGAAGTGAAGGAGCGCATATTATTCATGAGTGACGAATAATTCTGAATCCGCCTGTGGCGACTTTGCAATACAGTGACACTCAGCGATGAAAGAAATCTTTTTGAATCATGACACTAAAACGAAATATGAGCAGTGAATCGGTGGATTTAGGATAATATGGCATAGCGGCAATTCAGCCAATTTCAAGTAGCGGCACTCTAGACGCAGTACACCAGGGCGATCGGGCGATGACTAAAGCAAATACCCTCGGGGAGACCGAAGATCTGCAAGAAAACTTGCGGCGCCTGACGCATCTACTGCATAAACACAAGCTGGTGGAAGGTCTCGTGCATACCCAGCAAATGCCGCGCCAGGAACTGGTCGAAGCTTTGGTGCACAAGCAGAATCTGGCGGAACTGCAAAATCTGCTCGACAGGCTCCACCCCGCGGACGTTGCGCATATCCTGGAAGCCATGCCTCTCGAAGATCGCCTCATGATCTGGGAACTGGTCAAGGCAGAGCGCGATGGCGAGATTCTTCTGGAAGTTTCCGACGCGGTTCGCGAAACACTCATCGCCACGATGGACAGTGGCGAAATGCTGGCGGCAACGGGTCAGCTCGATGCCGACGAAATTGCCGATCTTGCGCCCGATTTGCCACGCGACGTCATGGAGGATGTGTTCCAGTCGCTGCCGATGGAGGAGCGCGAGCAGTTACGCGCCGCCATGTCCTATCCGGAAGATGCGGTTGGCGCGCTGATGGATTTCGACGTGGTGACTATCCGGGAGGATGTGACTCTGGAAGTCGTGCTGCGTTATCTGCGCCGGCTGGATGAGCTGCCTGACCATACCGATCAGTTGTTTGTGGTGGACCGGGATGAGCATCTGAAAGGAGTGCTGCCGGTGAACCGACTGCTGGTAAGCGATCCCGATGCCACGGTGGGATCAGTGATGGCCAAGGAAATGGTGAAGCTTCATCCCAGCGATAATGCTCATCAGGCGGCGCAGGCATTTGAGCGCTATGACCTTGTTTCCGCTTCGGTGGTCAATGCGGAGGATAAACTGATAGGCCGTGTTACCGTCAACGCAGTGATGGATTTTATCCGCGAGCAGGCGGAAAGCGAAGCGTTGAACCTGGCGGGTTTGCGGGAAGAAGAGGATTTGTTTGCGCCAGTATGGAAAAGCTTGAAGAACCGCTGGACCTGGCTGGCCATTAATCTCGTAACCGCATTTATTGCATCGCGCGTGATCGGTGTATTTGAGGATTCCATCGAAAAGCTGGTGGCGCTGGCGGCGCTCATGCCGATTATTGCGGGTATCGGCGGCAATTCGGGCAATCAGACAATTACGATGATCGTGCGCGCCCTCGCTTTGGGCCAACTCAATGCAGGCAATGCGCGCAAACTGTTTGCCAAGGAGATTGGCGTGAGTGCGGTGAACGGTGTGGTATGGGGTAGCGTAGTCGGTTTGTTCGCCTTTTTCATTTACGGCAGCGGCTCTCTTGGACTGGTGATGACGCTGGCAATGATGTTGAATTTGTTGCTGGCGGCTTTATTGGGTGTATTGATCCCGTTGACTCTGCATAAACTTGGCCGCGACCCGGCGGCGGGTTCCAGCGTGATGATTACCGCCGTTACCGATAGCGGGGGTTTTTTCATTTTCCTGGGGCTCGCAACCCTTTTTCTTGTTTAGGGGGAATTGCTGGGTAAGTTCCGTTCAGGGAAGCATTTTCTCGCCGGCAAGCAGTTGCTCCAGGGATTCGCGTTGGCGAATAAGGTGAACGTGGTCACCATCCACCATGACCTCAGCGGCACGGGGGCGGGTATTGTAGTTTGAGCTCATGCTCATGCCGTAGGCTCCGGCGGACATAATGGCTAGCAAGTCGCCCTGAGACAATGCCAGCTTCCGGTCATGCCCCAAAAAATCGCCTGTTTCACAAACGGGCCCGACAATCTGATATATTTTCTCATCGCCGCCATTCGCAATAACCGGCAGGATTTCATGGTAGGCGTCATAGAGTGCCGGACGCATCAGGTCATTCATGGCGGCATCCACGATGGCGAAATCCCGATGCGGGGTATGTTTGAGATACTCGACGCGCGTAAGCAATACACCGGCGTTGCCCACCAGCGCGCGGCCAGGTTCGATAAGGATGCGCTGGTTACGTGGGCCGATCGCGGCACACAATGCCGTGACGTAGTCTTTCGCCGCGGGCGGATTTTCTCCCAAATAGCGAATGCCGAGACCGCCGCCCAGATCCAGATGATCGATAGTAAATCCCAGCGTTTCAAGGCGAATCAACAGGCCAAGTATTTTCCCGCAAGCTTCGACAAAGGGGCCCAGTTTGGTCAATTGTGAGCCGATATGGCAATCCAGTCCGCTGATGCGCAAGTTGGCAAATTCGCGTGCGGAGGCATAAAGCTTCTCCGCCTCTTCGAAGGGCACACCAAATTTGTTTTCCTTGAGACCAGTGGAAATATAAGGGTGCGTCTTTGCGTCCACATCGGGATTGACCCGCAGGCTCACCGGCGCGATTTTATTCAACTCACCCGCCACCCGGTCCAGCACGGCCAATTCCGCTTCCGATTCCACGTTGAAACAGAATATTCCCGCAGCAAGCGCCGCCCGCATCTCATCCGGTTGCTTGCCCACTCCCGAAAACACCACTTTTTGCGGATCACCGCCCGCTTTCAGCACTCGCTGGAGTTCTCCCCCGGAGACAATATCGAAGCCGCTGCCGAGACGGGCGAGTAAATTGAGAATAGCCAGATTGGAGTTAGCCTTGACTGCATAGCACACCAGATGGTCGCGTCCGCCGAATGCGGCGTCGAATTCCCTGTAAGCCGCAACGAGCGCCGCGCGTGAATAAACATAGCAGGGCGTGCCGAATTCGCGGGCAATGCGATCCAGTTGAACCGATTCACCGTACAGCCTCCCATTGCGATAATCAAATGAAGGAAAACCACTCACTTCTTTTTCACTTCGTCCGGGGATTGCTGCGATGACTGCGCAGGTTGTTCTTGCGGAAGATAGAGAGGCCCCTTCAGGCCGCAGCCATTGAGCAGCAAGAGCAGCAGGGAAGCGGTGCAGAATTTATGCATGGAGCGATACCGGAATGATGGATATGAAATGAAATACTAACATAAAGGTCAAGAATCTCTGAATGAGCCTCCCCAGGTCAGCCAGCAATCAACGGAGAATTTTATTCAGACGATTGGCAGCGTCATTGCGGCTTGCAATTCTTTTATCGATCTTGCACTGATAGGTGTCTTCCTCCATGGCATGCGCCTAATAGCTCATGCATATAAATCCCGGCGAAGCATTTGCTGTCATTCTCTTCCATTAAGCTTTTGACGTACCGTAAAGCCACACCCGTTGCGAGACGGGGCCGGAAAATCCAGGATCTGCCAAAACCATCGCTTGCTGAAGAAACCGGTCCGCATGCAGATAGCCGGAGTGCCAGTATGCCATTGTTTTACACCATAAATCTTTGAAACCAAATTTTTGGGAGGGTCGCTCATGAGTTATCTAAGACCATTGCCGGGCTTGCTGTTTGCCCTCGCGATATCGGTTTATCAGCCGCTCGGATACGCGGCGGTATCAACCTCTTATAGTTTTGCAAATATCACGCATAACAACGCGGGAGCCGAGGCGGATGGGGAAGCGAACCTCAAGGTTGAGGTGATAGATCTTGGCAGCCATCAGGTGAGATTCAATTTTACCAACACTTCCACTTCTTCCCTGACCGATGTCTACTTTGACGACGGTACGCTTCTCGGGATTGCATCCATTACGTCTTCATCGGGAGTGAATTTCTCGCAAGGGGCCAGTCCGCCCAATCTTCCCGGCGGCAATTTAGTCAGCCCCGCTTTTGTGACAACCGCCGGCTTTCTGGCGGATTCCAATGCACCTGTCTCGGGGAACGGTGTTAGCCAGGGTGAATGGCTCGCCATCGATTTCGACCTGACTGGCGCTCAGACATACAGCAGCGTTATCAACGCGCTCGCACTCCCGAACAATGGCGGAACCGGCGACTTGCGCATCGGTTTGCATCTGCAACGGTTTGCGAGTGGTGGCGGCAATGAGAGTTTTATCAACCTATCTTCTCCTATTCCTGAACCTGAAACCTATGCCATGTTCATGGCTGGCTTGAGTCTGATGGGCTTTCTGGCGCGCCGCCGTAAACCCCTTGAATAGGGCCGGTCCTGAGACACGGAGGGGGACGCCCCTCTGTGTTTTTCAGTGCCTGGAAGTCCGCGTCGCCAAATTCCTTGAGCAGTTAGACCTAACGAAGCAGTTTCTTAGCCTCGTTGTCCATCGCCCTTTTTTTATCGAAACGGTATCTATGAATCATACCTGTACAGGATGGGCAACTATCGGACGTTGCTATCATCCAAGCCTCTTCAACTCCTTCCTCGCTGCCACATAATCCGGATAGACGCGTCCCACCGTTTGCCAGAAAGCCGGCGAGTGATTCATCTCGATGAGGTGCGACAATTCATGCGCCACGACATAGTCCACCAGATGAAGTGGCATTTGAATCAACCGCCAGTTGAGATGGACAATGCCATGTGTGTTGCAACTGCCCCACTGGGTTCTGGCGCGCGATAGCCGCAACTGCGGCAGCGCAACGCCGAGCTTATCCGCATACAGCGCGATTCGTTCGCTGAAGCATGCGATTGCTTTGTTGCAATACCAGTCCATTACGATTTTTTCGATTTGCCGTGGGGTTAGGACGGAAAGCAGCGGCAATTGCATCTGCCTGTCTTCAGTTCCTGTCTTCATCGTTGCCCGAGTCATTTGCGTGACCCCGGCAGCTCTCGCCGCCAACTGCCAGGGTTCGCCCAGCAGCGGGAAAATGGCTCCTTCTTCCCATACCGGTTCGTACAATTTTCGAGTTCTCCATTCATCGAGTTTTTCCACCACCCAATCGGCCTTGTTTCGCAATACCGATTCGACCCAGTGCAACGATTCTCTTAATGGAATGCGGACGGTCAGGCCCTCGCTGTCAATTTTCATGCCGATCGTTCTGCGTTTGCAGCGCTTGAGCGTATAAGCGACTTCCTTGCCGTTCAAACAGACACGGCGGATTTCGTCTGCGGGCGCTGTCCGCTTATCCTTCGGCGTTCGGGATAGTTTTGCTGCCGTCATATGCCTCCTGATTCCGGTCGCCAACATGAATCATTTCCGTCTCGATCCAGGTTTCCACCATGGCATTGAGAGCGCCGGGCTCCATGCATCCGGGATCTATCGGCGCGCCGACGCTCACGGTAATCGTGCCGGGATGTTTGATGAACGCATTCTTGCCCCAGAATTCCCCCGCATTGTGCGCAACCGGAACCACCGGTGCGCCGGTATGCGTGGCGAGCCATGCACCGCCAATGTGGTATTTACCTTTTTTCCCCGGCGCAATGCGCGTGCCTTCCGGAAAGACCACGATCCAGAAGCCCTGCCTCAACCGGTCTTTTCCTTGCTCGACGATTTGCTTCAGCGCCGTTTTTCCCGAGCTGCGATCGATCGCAATGGGGCTGTTCATTGCCAATCCCCAGCCAAAAAACGGCACGCGCAGCAGCTCTTTCTTGAGCACCCACACCTGGGGTGGAAAGATCTGCTGAAACGCGAGGGTTTCCCACGCCGATTGATGCTTGGACAGTATGATGCTTGGTGCTTGCGGGATGTGTTCCGCGCCGATAACGCGATACTGTACGCCACAGATGACGCGCAGCAGAAACAGCATCAGATGCGCCCAGCCGGAAGTGATGCGGTAGCGGTTTATGGGCGACAGCGGAAACGCAGCGAATACAATCAGGAAATAAAACGGGGTGATGACGATCTGCAATAGGCTATATAGCGTCGAACGCAGCACCGGCAGGATCATATTCATTCTGTCAATGCATCAACGGCCGCTGCAAGGTCACGGAATATCCGGGTGTTTTCCGGCAGCCCGCCCTCCGCTTTCGTTCTTTTGCCTTTGCCGGTCAGTACCAGGACCGGAATCGCGCCCACCGCCGCCGCAGCCTGTAAATCACGCATTGAATCGCCGATTGCGGGTACCCC
This window encodes:
- the mgtE gene encoding magnesium transporter; protein product: MTKANTLGETEDLQENLRRLTHLLHKHKLVEGLVHTQQMPRQELVEALVHKQNLAELQNLLDRLHPADVAHILEAMPLEDRLMIWELVKAERDGEILLEVSDAVRETLIATMDSGEMLAATGQLDADEIADLAPDLPRDVMEDVFQSLPMEEREQLRAAMSYPEDAVGALMDFDVVTIREDVTLEVVLRYLRRLDELPDHTDQLFVVDRDEHLKGVLPVNRLLVSDPDATVGSVMAKEMVKLHPSDNAHQAAQAFERYDLVSASVVNAEDKLIGRVTVNAVMDFIREQAESEALNLAGLREEEDLFAPVWKSLKNRWTWLAINLVTAFIASRVIGVFEDSIEKLVALAALMPIIAGIGGNSGNQTITMIVRALALGQLNAGNARKLFAKEIGVSAVNGVVWGSVVGLFAFFIYGSGSLGLVMTLAMMLNLLLAALLGVLIPLTLHKLGRDPAAGSSVMITAVTDSGGFFIFLGLATLFLV
- the lysA gene encoding diaminopimelate decarboxylase, giving the protein MSGFPSFDYRNGRLYGESVQLDRIAREFGTPCYVYSRAALVAAYREFDAAFGGRDHLVCYAVKANSNLAILNLLARLGSGFDIVSGGELQRVLKAGGDPQKVVFSGVGKQPDEMRAALAAGIFCFNVESEAELAVLDRVAGELNKIAPVSLRVNPDVDAKTHPYISTGLKENKFGVPFEEAEKLYASAREFANLRISGLDCHIGSQLTKLGPFVEACGKILGLLIRLETLGFTIDHLDLGGGLGIRYLGENPPAAKDYVTALCAAIGPRNQRILIEPGRALVGNAGVLLTRVEYLKHTPHRDFAIVDAAMNDLMRPALYDAYHEILPVIANGGDEKIYQIVGPVCETGDFLGHDRKLALSQGDLLAIMSAGAYGMSMSSNYNTRPRAAEVMVDGDHVHLIRQRESLEQLLAGEKMLP
- the lptM gene encoding LPS translocon maturation chaperone LptM: MHKFCTASLLLLLLNGCGLKGPLYLPQEQPAQSSQQSPDEVKKK
- a CDS encoding PEP-CTERM sorting domain-containing protein, with amino-acid sequence MSYLRPLPGLLFALAISVYQPLGYAAVSTSYSFANITHNNAGAEADGEANLKVEVIDLGSHQVRFNFTNTSTSSLTDVYFDDGTLLGIASITSSSGVNFSQGASPPNLPGGNLVSPAFVTTAGFLADSNAPVSGNGVSQGEWLAIDFDLTGAQTYSSVINALALPNNGGTGDLRIGLHLQRFASGGGNESFINLSSPIPEPETYAMFMAGLSLMGFLARRRKPLE
- a CDS encoding M48 family metallopeptidase; this encodes MTAAKLSRTPKDKRTAPADEIRRVCLNGKEVAYTLKRCKRRTIGMKIDSEGLTVRIPLRESLHWVESVLRNKADWVVEKLDEWRTRKLYEPVWEEGAIFPLLGEPWQLAARAAGVTQMTRATMKTGTEDRQMQLPLLSVLTPRQIEKIVMDWYCNKAIACFSERIALYADKLGVALPQLRLSRARTQWGSCNTHGIVHLNWRLIQMPLHLVDYVVAHELSHLIEMNHSPAFWQTVGRVYPDYVAARKELKRLG
- a CDS encoding lysophospholipid acyltransferase family protein, with amino-acid sequence MNMILPVLRSTLYSLLQIVITPFYFLIVFAAFPLSPINRYRITSGWAHLMLFLLRVICGVQYRVIGAEHIPQAPSIILSKHQSAWETLAFQQIFPPQVWVLKKELLRVPFFGWGLAMNSPIAIDRSSGKTALKQIVEQGKDRLRQGFWIVVFPEGTRIAPGKKGKYHIGGAWLATHTGAPVVPVAHNAGEFWGKNAFIKHPGTITVSVGAPIDPGCMEPGALNAMVETWIETEMIHVGDRNQEAYDGSKTIPNAEG